The Streptomyces sp. Mut1 genome window below encodes:
- the sufB gene encoding Fe-S cluster assembly protein SufB has protein sequence MTLPTETAHPELEGLGTYEFGWADSDAAGAAAKRGLSEAVVRDISEKKNEPDWMLKLRLKGLKLFGKKPMPNWGSDLSGIDFDNIKYFVRSTEKQAESWEDLPEDIKNTYDKLGIPEAEKQRLVAGVAAQYESEVVYHQINEELEAQGVIFMDTDTALKEHPELFKEYFGTVIPVGDNKFASLNSAVWSGGSFIYVPKGVHVEIPLQAYFRINTENMGQFERTLIIVDEDAYVHYVEGCTAPIYSSDSLHSAVVEIIVKKGGRCRYTTIQNWSNNVYNLVTKRAVAYEGATMEWVDGNIGSKVTMKYPAVYLMGEHAKGETLSIAFAGEGQHQDAGAKMVHMAPNTSSNIVSKSVARGGGRTSYRGLIEIGEGAPGAKSNVLCDALLVDTISRSDTYPYVDVREDDVSMGHEATVSKVSEDQLFYLMSRGMTEFEAMAMIVRGFVEPIAKELPMEYALELNRLIELQMEGSVG, from the coding sequence ATGACGCTCCCTACGGAGACTGCCCACCCTGAGCTCGAGGGCCTGGGCACGTACGAATTCGGCTGGGCCGACTCCGACGCGGCAGGTGCGGCGGCCAAGCGCGGCCTCTCCGAGGCCGTCGTCCGCGACATCTCGGAGAAGAAGAACGAGCCCGACTGGATGCTGAAGCTGCGGCTCAAGGGCCTCAAGCTCTTCGGCAAGAAGCCCATGCCGAACTGGGGCTCGGACCTCTCGGGCATCGACTTCGACAACATCAAGTACTTCGTGCGCTCGACGGAGAAGCAGGCGGAGTCCTGGGAGGACCTGCCCGAGGACATCAAGAACACGTACGACAAGCTCGGCATCCCGGAGGCGGAGAAGCAGCGCCTCGTCGCCGGTGTCGCCGCGCAGTACGAGTCCGAGGTCGTCTACCACCAGATCAACGAGGAGCTGGAGGCGCAGGGTGTCATCTTCATGGACACCGACACCGCGCTGAAGGAGCACCCGGAGCTCTTCAAGGAGTACTTCGGCACCGTCATCCCCGTCGGTGACAACAAGTTCGCCTCGCTGAACTCGGCCGTGTGGTCGGGTGGCTCGTTCATCTACGTGCCGAAGGGTGTGCACGTCGAGATCCCGCTCCAGGCCTACTTCCGTATCAACACGGAGAACATGGGCCAGTTCGAGCGGACGCTGATCATCGTGGACGAGGACGCCTACGTCCACTACGTCGAGGGCTGCACGGCCCCGATCTACTCCTCCGACTCGCTGCACTCCGCGGTCGTCGAGATCATCGTGAAGAAGGGCGGCCGCTGCCGCTACACGACGATCCAGAACTGGTCGAACAACGTCTACAACCTGGTCACCAAGCGTGCCGTGGCCTACGAGGGCGCGACCATGGAGTGGGTCGACGGCAACATCGGCTCCAAGGTCACCATGAAGTACCCCGCCGTCTACCTGATGGGCGAGCACGCCAAGGGCGAGACCCTGTCCATCGCCTTCGCGGGCGAGGGCCAGCACCAGGACGCCGGCGCCAAGATGGTCCACATGGCCCCGAACACCTCGTCCAACATCGTCTCCAAGTCGGTGGCGCGAGGCGGCGGCCGCACCTCCTACCGCGGTCTGATCGAGATCGGCGAGGGCGCGCCGGGCGCGAAGTCCAACGTGCTGTGCGACGCGCTGCTGGTCGACACGATCTCCCGGTCCGACACCTACCCGTACGTCGACGTCCGCGAGGACGACGTGTCGATGGGCCACGAGGCGACCGTCTCCAAGGTCTCCGAGGACCAGCTCTTCTACCTGATGAGCCGCGGCATGACCGAGTTCGAGGCCATGGCCATGATCGTGCGCGGCTTCGTGGAGCCGATCGCGAAGGAGCTCCCGATGGAGTACGCCCTGGAGCTCAACCGGCTGATCGAGCTGCAGATGGAGGGTTCGGTCGGCTGA
- a CDS encoding helix-turn-helix transcriptional regulator translates to MKYMGEAPQEELATGERSTRNRVARSILDHGPSTVADLAKRLGLTQAAVRRHLDALACDGVVEAREKRVYGARARGRPAKVFALTDYGRDAFDQSYDLLAADALRWIAELAGEEAVMAFARARTAEQSAAYRAAIEAADPEDRTEALAKALSADGYAATARSAPGPQQGEQLCQHHCPVAHVAEQYPQLCEAETEIFSSLLGTHVQRLATIAHGDGVCTTYIPRSGHPTPQTTDSASASTTAGRNPA, encoded by the coding sequence GTGAAATACATGGGCGAGGCTCCTCAGGAGGAACTCGCGACCGGTGAGCGCTCGACGCGCAACCGCGTCGCGCGCTCCATCCTGGACCACGGCCCGTCCACCGTCGCCGACCTGGCGAAGCGCCTGGGGCTCACCCAGGCGGCTGTCCGCCGCCACCTCGACGCCCTCGCCTGCGACGGCGTCGTGGAGGCCCGCGAGAAGCGGGTGTACGGGGCGCGGGCCCGTGGCCGTCCGGCCAAGGTGTTCGCCCTCACCGACTACGGCCGGGACGCCTTCGACCAGTCCTACGACTTGCTCGCCGCCGACGCTCTGCGCTGGATCGCCGAGCTCGCGGGCGAGGAAGCGGTCATGGCGTTCGCCCGCGCGAGGACCGCCGAGCAGTCGGCGGCCTACCGCGCGGCGATCGAGGCCGCGGACCCCGAGGACCGGACCGAGGCGCTGGCCAAGGCCTTGTCCGCCGACGGGTACGCTGCTACGGCGCGAAGCGCGCCGGGCCCGCAGCAGGGCGAGCAGCTGTGCCAGCACCACTGCCCGGTCGCCCATGTCGCCGAGCAGTACCCGCAGCTGTGCGAGGCGGAGACGGAGATCTTCTCCAGCCTCCTGGGGACCCATGTGCAGCGTCTGGCCACCATCGCCCACGGCGACGGGGTGTGCACGACGTACATTCCGCGCAGCGGACACCCCACCCCACAGACCACCGATTCAGCTTCTGCAAGCACCACGGCCGGGAGGAACCCCGCATGA